GATGGAAAATTTGCGCCTGGAGCTGGCCGCCGAATATTTGGTCATGGCGGCCTTGCTGGCCGAAATCAAATCGCGGATGCTGTTGCCGCGCCAGCCGGAAAGCGAGGAAGAAGAGGAAGACCCCAGGGCGTTTTTGATCCGCAAATTGCAGGAATACGAGGCGATCAAGAAAGTCGCCGAAGAGATCGATCTGTTACCCAGAAACGAACGCGATACCTTCGAATTCGGCGTCGACACCTCGACCGTCAACGTTCGGCAAATCTTGCCGGACGTGGAACTCAAGGAACTATTGCTGGCCTTTCAGGACGTGTTGAAACGCGCGGAACGGCTCAGCCACCACCACATAACCAAAGAGCCCCTATCAGTCCGTGAACGAATGGCAGCCATTTTGGAAAAACTTAACCGAGCAGATATCCTCCCTTTCCCAGCGTGTTTTACCCGAGGTGAAGGAAAAAACGGGGTGGTTGTCGCGTTTCTTGCCATCCTTGAGCTCTCCAAGGAGCGAGTCATCGACATCTTCCAGCCCGAGCCCTACGCCGGCATCCACGTCCGCTTCAGAGTCAATAGCAGCACTGGCGATTGAGCCGTCGCCGTCCGTCAGCGTTGCCGATCATGCCCATCAATCCGCCAAGCCCAGAACCCCGCGCAAACCTCGGATCAAGCCGGAGCCTATCAAGATCTTCGTGCCGGTCAAGCGCCGAGCCGTGCGGTTTCCGGGCGCTTGGCATAAGCAACTCAGGAGTGGCCCGGCCATATCGGAACCGGTGCAAACGCCGCAGCCGGTCTTACCGGTTCCCGTACGCCGTCGCGTTACGGTCCGATTGCTGCCGGCCTGGCGCGGTGGCTGGGATAAACCGGCTGCGCCGCCGCCCGATGCCGTCTCGCGGCGCCGGGCGGCAACCCGGCTGCCGGCGCCTTGGGCAGCAGTCATCCGCGCCAGCGAACATCAGGCCATCATTGTCGAACGCCATTTGCCGGCGCCGGAACGGGTCAAAGACTGCGACATGAACACCAAACGCATCGTCGAAGCCATTTTGTTCGCCGCGAATCGGCCGATGACCATACGCCAGATCCAGGAAACCTTTCCGGAGCTGGAACAGCCGGATACCTTGGCGATTCAGATGGCCCTGGAAGACATCGCCCGCGATTACGCCGACCGGCCGATCGGCCTCAGGCAATTGGCCAGCGGTTACCGGTTTCAGGTGCGGGAAGGCCTGTCGCCTTACGTGACGCGTTTGTTCGAGGAAAAACCGGCCCGTTATTCGCGGGCGCTGCTGGAAACCCTGGCCATCATCGCATATCGTCAGCCAGTCACCCGCGGCGAAATCGAGGACATTCGCGGCGTAAGCGTCAGCAGTTCCATTATCCAAACCCTGTTGGAACGGGAGTGGATTCGGGTCATCGCCCATAAGGAAGTGCCGGGCCGGCCGGCTTTGTTCGGCACCACCAAACAATTTCTGGATTATTTCAATTTAACTTCGTTGAACGACTTACCGACTTTGCAAGAAATCGCCGATTTCGATTTCGGTAATCCGCCGCAACCGCAGACCGAGCAGGACCACAGTGAAAGACCGCAAACCGTCCAAACCGAAACAACCGTCAACCCGTCCGGACAACCGGAAACCGATGGAGCCGAACCCGAACCGCAAACCGAAGTCGGCGCCATTTCGCAAACCGAGACCGGCGCCGGCGGCGAAAACGTCACCCTCCATTAGCGCCGCTGCTGCGGGCGGCGAGCGCATCCAAAAATTGCTGGCCCGTGCCGGCCTGGGCTCGCGCCGGGAAATCGAACGCTGGATCGGCGAAGGTAAGTTGCTGGTCAATGGCAACCCGGTACAGTTGGGTTACCACCTGAAGCCGGGCGACCATCTGCAAATCAACGGCCGTATCGTCAAATGGGAAAAATACGCCGAACAGCCGACCCGGGTACTGGTTTACCACAAGCCGGTCGGCGAGTTGGTGACGCGGCGCGACCCGGAGGGGCGGCCGGTGATTTTTACCCAGTTGCCGCGGCTGCAGGTCGGGCGCTGGATCGCGGTCGGTCGGCTGGACATCAACACGTCAGGCTTGATTCTGGTCACCAACAACGGCGAACTGGCCAACCGCTTGATGCACCCGTCGCGGGAAGTGGAGCGCGAATACGCAGTACGCATCCTGGGCGAAGTCGACGACGCGATGCTGGAACGCCTGAAACAAGGCGTCGAGCTGGACGACGGCCCGGCGCATTTCGAAGACGTCAGTTTCTACGCCGGCGAGGGCGCCAACAAATGGTTCTACGCCACGGTGAAGCAAGGCCGTAACCGATTAGTGCGGCGTTTATGGGAATCGCAAGGCGTAAAAGTCAGCCGTTTGATCCGGGTTCGCTACGGCGATGTGACCTTGCCGGAGCGGGTTAGGGCGCATTCGTTTTATGAGCTGGAAGTTAAGGAATTGGCGGCTTTGATGGAGTTTGTGGGTTTGTAGTCGCGTTGAACTAATCGATGCTGCAATCGGCAAGCCGTGTCCGTTGCGCGACGATGGCCTTAATCGTTCAGTGCACGCTTGAGGCCGGATTCTCTTCGGTGATGGTTGCGATCATTCCATTAATGATTTGGTTGATTCGAGTCTTTTCTTGTTCCAGAAGATTTTGTACTGGGGGACACGTCAGGGTCATGGTGAATACGCTTCGTTTTGTGCCGATAGTGAAGTGAGAAACCTGGAATAGTTGGTCGCGTTCTTGTTTTATTAAGGGTGGGACTGGAATTATCGCCTTGCCGTTAGCTGAGTACTCGACCGTCATCCCGTGCTTTTCCGCAGATTGTTTGACCAGATATACCCCAAATTCTTCGGGATATTCCGGACCATCTGAGTGGACTCTCGAAATTTCAAGCCTACAGATGTAATCCTCGCCAAAGGTTGCGTCGATCTGGTCGGCGGGCGTTTTAGAAATACGCACGTAGTGCGGGAGCATCACAGATACCGATTCTTGTTGGAATTTGACCTTTACGGTTGCCGGCCTGTCAGGCCTGCCGAACAAGAGTTCGTCGGTATCGCTTAGGAAGTATTTGACGTTTTCGGGACTTGTGCTGACAACTCCTGCACGCAAACTACGTTGAAAATCCAAAATTTGAGCCGCCGATCTCATAGCGACCGAAGCTCGACTTTGCACGCTGTTCTCGGTATTGGCTAAGGTTTCGTCATGGTTGTTCTTGATGTTTCTTAGAATTTTTGCCACGAATTGGCAGTAGGCTTGGTATGGTTCGTCGCTAGCCGAATAAATTGCGGCAAAGATACCGGCTTTTTGTTTTCGTTCCGCGTGGCTCGTTGGTAGAAACACCAAATTGTCCAGCGAATTGAGATCCCAAATGAATGGTCCGCCTGGAAAAGTCAGCGACGCGGTACGGATATAGCGTAGAAATTCGGCAATATCCTTGGTAGTCGCGACCTCGTGCGGGATTAGGTAATGCAATTTGCCGGACACCCATAAGTCCGGATCCCAAGACCAAGCAAGCGGGTTATTTTCTGCTTGGATATTCGGCAGTGCCGCTCTTAATATCTTTTTGAGTTCTTCCATGTCGGTTGGCGTCAGATTGACGGCTGGATAACTGTCCATTGCGTTCTCGGTCGGCGAAACTTTTTTCTTAAATAAATTCTTGAACATTTATCCGCTCTTGATGGCCCAATACTGCCCTTACGTAGTGACGATTTAGGTTGTTTGCGACTCAATATAGTCGGTAGTTCTCCAAATTCAAAACTCCCCTGTCTTCTTGTAATAGTGCTGGCGTCATGTGTTGCTCAAGCGCACCGCTTGCCGGCACAATCGCCTTTTCGCTGCGAAAAAAGCCACCGCACCTTTAGTCGTCATTATGGGCCAACATCAAGGCACGAGCGGCCTATAAAACGCACGCCGAACGTGTGGTTATCTGAATCGATTCGTCAGTTGACCGACCCAGGGGCGAGTTTTTCAAGTCCCAACTGTTCTTGGATTTAACAATAACCTGCTAACGCTCGGCTTGATCCGCTGCCGGTTTTCTAAAGCGCAATGTCATACGGTCGCTTTCGCCGATGGCTGCGTATTTGTCCCGGTTTTTGTCGCCCTGGTTAAAATTCGGCGGCAAGCTGCCGACGCCGCCCGCATGGTCCTTGGTATCCGCCGGATTGGCGTTGATTTCGCTGGCGGCTTCCAACACGAAGCCGGCCTGTTCCGCCCAGGCAATCACTTGGCTTTGTGTGGTGTAACCGGCACTGCCGCCGTTAGCGGTATCCGGATTGGCCCGATGTTCGACCACGCCCAGAATGCCGCCGGGTTTTAGCACTTGGAAAAAGCCGCGAAACATCGCTTCTGCGCTACCTTTTTTCCGCCAGTTATGCACGTTACGAAAGGTCAATACCGTGTCGGCCGAGCCGGGTTTGCCGAACACCGGCCGCGCTTCGTCGAAACGGCGGACTTCCGGCCTGCCGTAAATTTTAGGTAAGCGTGCCAGCTTGATCTTCAGCGCTTTCAACTGTCGGCCGTAGTAGTGTTTCGAATCTGGATTTACTGCGTTGTCGGGATCGATTACGGCGGCGATGTATTGGCCATGCACCCGCAGTAAAGGTGCCAGGATTTCGGTGTACCAACCGCCGCCGGGAACGATTTCAATTACGGTTTGACCGGGAGTCACCTGGAAAAAGGTTAAAGTTTGCTCCGGATGCCGCCAAATGTCGCGAGCGACGTTGGCCGGCTCGCGCCAATGGCCGGCAATCGCGGCCGCCAGCGGCGGCTTGGCCGCTGCGGCATTCTCGTCGGGCGGAGTGCATGCGGCCAAGGCGGTCAGCACGAATAAAGCGTGAGCTATTCTAGCCATAAATTTCAGGCGTCGTTTCTGAGATGGAAATGCCCGGCACGGGGGCACGTTGGTCAATATAACTCGGCCGTTTCTGCCGGCAAAGTAAAGAAGCCGCTAAGGCCGGGTTTTTAAAACGGCCGGCCACGTCAATGAAAATCCCGCGACTTAGTCGCCAAATCGCCGATCCAACTGCTCCAATCCTCCAGTTTGCCGGCTATCAGATGCAATACGCCGTCTTCCTGTTGGATCGTGCCGGTTACCGATAGTAGGCGTGCTTTCAGGAGCGGTTTGCGTTGGGCTAAAGCCGTGGCCGGCCAGACCACCAGATTGACCTGGCCGGTTTCGTCTTCCAAAGTCACAAAGGTTACGCCGGACGCGGTCATAGGCCGTTGTCGGCAGATCACCAGGCCGGCGACCTGGGCGATGCTGCCGTTGCGGCGTTGCCATAGCGATGCCGCCGTCGTTACGCCTCGGCGGCGCAGGCGGTCGCGCAACAACGCCAATGGATGGCTGCGCAAGGTCAACCGGGTACTGGCGTAATCGGCCAGCACGTCCTGGCCGAGGCTGGGCGGTTTTAACAGCGGTGTCGCTTCGGTAAGCGCCGGCACGCCGAACATTGGGGTTGGCGCTTCGGTGCCGCCGGCCGCCCAAAAAGCGTGGTGCCGGTTGCCGGCTAGGGGTTGTAAGGCATCGGCGGCGGCCAGATGTTCCAAATCCTGCCGGTTGAGGCCGGCGCGGGCCGCCAGATCGGCGATGCCGGCAAACCGGCCTTGCTGTCGAGCCTGGACGATGGCATTGGCGGCGGCCGGGGCCAGGCTTTTTACCTGATTGAATCCCAAGCGCAAGGCCGGCGCTGCTGCGGCCGCGAATTCCAGGGAACATTCCAACAAACTGGTCTGCACGTCCACCGGCCGCACCTCGACGCCGTGGCGGCGCGCGTCCTGTACCAATTGCGACGGCCCGTAAAAACCCATCGGCTGGCTGTTCAACAATGCGCAGCAAAATGCCGCCGGATGGTGGCATTTCAACCAGGCCGAGACGTAAGCCAGTAAGGCAAAGCTGGCGGAATGCGATTCCGGAAATCCGTAATCGCCGAATCCCTTGATTTGCTGAAATATGCGCTGGGCAAATTCGGCGCTGTAACCGCGGGCCCGCATGCCTTCCAACAGTTTACGTTCGAACGGTTCCAAGCCGCCCTTGCGCTTCCAGGCCGCCATTGCCCGCCGCAATTGGTCGGCTTCGTCCGCGGTAAAGCCGGCCGCGACCATCGCCAATTGCATGACCTGTTCCTGAAAGATCGGGATACCTAAGGTGCGTTCCAGCACCGCTTTGACTTCCGGGCTGGGGTAGTCGACCGCTTCCAGACCCTGGCGGCGGGCCAGATAGGGATGCACCATTTCGCCTTGAATCGGGCCGGGGCGAACGATGGCGATTTCGATGACCAGATCGTAATAATTGGCCGGTTTCAAACGCGGCAGCATCGTCATCTGCGCCCGGGATTCGACTTGGAATACGCCGATACTGTCGGCTTGTTGCAGCATGCGGTAAACGGCCGGGTCTTCGGCGGGGATGTCGGCCAGGGTCCAGGCGAAGTCGGGTGAGTTTTTCGTTTCGGTAGCTGGAATTACGGTCGAAACAGACCCTTCTCCCTCGGCAGGCTGTCGTAAATGCTCCCTCTCCTCGCGGGAGAGGGTTGGGGTGAGGGGATTTGAATGAGTTAAACCATTGATTTGCATGCCCTCACTCAGCCCTCTCCCGGGGGGAGAGGGTCCCGTTTTGACTTTTTCGGCATCCTTTGGAGGGCGAAGGGATTTGTTTTTATAAGGAAAATCAGGCGGTCGGCAGTATTGGCCAAGATATGCCAAGGCCCGCCGAATCGCGCTGAGCATGCCCAAAGCCAGTATGTCCACTTTCAATAAGCCCATCGCTTCCAGATCGTCCTTTTCCCATTGGATCACGGTGCGGTCGGCCATGCTGGCGTTTTCCACCGGTACCAGCCGCGATATGGCGTCGCGGGCGATAACAAAACCGCCGACATGCTGCGACAAATGCCGCGGGAAGCCTTTGATTTGTTCGACCAGGGCCGCCAGACGTTGCACTGTCGGACTGGCCGGGTCGAAGCCGCATTCTGTCAACGCTTCCGGCATTAATTTGTAACCGTCCCAGCGGTCGACCGTGCCGGCCAAGCGTTCGATCTGCGCCTGATTCAGGCCCAATGCCTTGCCGACATCGCGCACCGCGCTACGGGAACGGTAAGTGATCACCGTCGCCGCCAACGCCGCCCGGTGGCGGCCGTATTTGCGGTAGATGTATTGGATGACTTGCTCGCGGCGCTCGTGTTCGAAATCGACGTCGATGTCCGGCGGTTCGTTGCGTTCGCGCGATAGGAAACGTTCGAACAACAGATTCATCCGGTTTGGGTCGACTTCGGTAATGCCCAGGCAAAAACACACCGCCGAATTGGCCGCCGAACCGCGGCCCTGACAAAGGATGCCTTGCTCGCGGGCGAAGCGGACGATGTCGTGCACGGTCAGAAAATAAGGCTCGTAGGCCAGTTCGGCGATCAAGGCCAATTCGTGCTCGATTTGGCCGCGAACTTTGTCGGGTACGCCTTGCGGCCAACGCCGCGCCGCGCCGGCTTCGGTCAAATGCCGCAACCAACTCGTGGGCGTATAACCTGTCGGGCAGACTTCGCGCGGATATTCGTAACGCAACTCGGCCAGCGAGAATCGGCAACGTGCGGCAATCGCCAACGATTGTTGCAGCCAATCCGCTGGGTAAAGCTGGGTCAGCCGAGGTAGTGGGCGCAGATGGCGCTCGCCGTTGGCGAATAAGGCGTAACCCAACTCCGCCAGCGGTCTGCCCAGGCGAATCGCGGTCAAGGTGTCTTGCAACGCCTGTCGCGAACGGCGGTGCATGTGCACGTCGTTGCAGGCTACGACAGGGATGCCGGCGCTGTGCGCCAAGTGCTTGCATTCGGCCAGCCAGGCGTCATCGTTGCCGGATAGGAAACGGCCGGCGCCCAGCCATAGCTGATTACCGAACAATTGTTTCAGCCAAGTGCCGTCCGCTGCCGGCGAACCGGAGCTGGGTAGCCAGATTGCCAGGCAACCGTGCGGTAAATGGGCGGCGAGATCGCTCCGGCTCAAACGGTAGCGGCCTTTGCCTGCCTGGCGGCGGGCCAGCGTAATCAAGGTTGAGAGTTTGCCGTAACTATCGCGGTCGCTGGCTAACAGTAATAGCTTTAAGCCGTCGTCCAAGCGAAATTCGCTGCCGACGATTAAGTGGAGGTTGTGCTTGATTGCGGCCAGATGGGCACGGACCACACCGGCCAGCGAGCATTCGTCGGTCAAGGCCAGCGCTTGGTAGCCCAGCGCCGCGGCAGCTTCGACCAGTTCTTCCGGATGCGAGGCACCGCGCAGAAAACTGAAGTTGGACAGGCAATGCAGTTCGGCAAAGCCTATGTCGGTCGCCGGGTTGCCGTTAGCCGAACAAGCCATGCAGATACCAGCCCCGGTCCCCGGATAGTTCGCGGAACAGCCAAAGTTTGCGGCCCAGACGGTCCTGGCCGATGAAGTAGTCGCGGCGTACCGCTTGATTGTCCCACCAGCCGGATTCGATGCGTTCGGCCGGCGACAATAGCGTGAAACTGTCACCGGATAAGGGTTCCGGAGCGGGTAGCAGCCAAAGCGGCCGGGGCGGCGCCGCAGTCTGAGTTTCGGTTTCGGCTGCATTGCTTTGGTGGGCGCGTTCCGGGCGGTGGTCGGCGGCGACGGCGAAGCGCTGCAAAGCGTGATGGCCGAGCCGGTTTTGCAATTGGTCCAGCGTGGCCTGCCATTCGCTGTCGGTTTCCGCAGCAGGCTCATCAGCGAAGAGCGAGCAGGCTGCCGGTTGATACGGCGCGATTTCGTCGCTGAGCAGTTCGACGCCAATCACCGGCGCCGGCAGCGGACTGCGCTCCAGTTTTTCCCGTAATAAGGCCAGACAATGGTCGACGTCGCGGTTCCCGTGGCGAAAGCTTAATTTCAGTCGGGTCGGTGGCCGCCGATAGTGGTGTAGGTCCAGGGCAACCGCCAGCGCTACCGCGTCGCGCTGTTTCAGGAATTCCGCCCAAGCCGCGGCCAATTGTGCGATGGCCGGGAAAAAATGTTCGAGTCGGGTCAGTTCGGTCGGCAACTCGCAGCTGGCGGCAAAGGCCGGCGGGTTATGAAAGGCGTTGAGCGCAGTGGGTTGTAGGCCGAGCAAGCCGTCCAAGCGCTGTAATAAACCGCTGCCGTAACGTCTGGCCAGGCCGTCGCGCGGTAAGCGCCATAGGTCGACCAGGTAGCGAACGCCGGCATTGCCCAGGCGGCCCAAGGTTTTACCGTCCAATGCCAGTGCTGCGATCGGCAAAGGGCCCAAAGCCGATCGCAGCTCGGCGCGTGCGCCGATTTGCATTTCCAAACCCAAACCGGCCAACAGTTCTGCGGCTGGGGCGGTCGGGGCTATCGCTATTACCGGCGAGTAACCGGCGGCCAGACAGGCGTCGCGCAGGTCTTGCTCGAGGCGGTCGCTGCCGCCGAAAAGTTTCAAGCAACTGCCGATTTCAATTAGCAGGCAATCCGGCCGGTCCAGACTGACCCAGGGGCTGAAATTCAAACCGATTCCGGCCAGTTGTTGCAGAGCCGCTTTTTCGGCTTGCGGATTACGCGGCAACAGGCTCAATGCCGGACATAAGGCTTGGGCAGCGCTTTGGCTCATACCCGGTTCGACGCCGGCCTGGCGCGTCGCTGCCGAAACGGCGTAGAGGCCGGGCCGGCCTTTGCTGGTTTCTAGCGCGGCGACCGCTTGCGCCGTATCGATTTTCAACGCCTCTAACGCCAATGCCGGGAAATAGGCGCACAGCCAGAGTTTGGCAGGGGACTTCGATGCTCCGGCGGGTGCGGCCGGACCCGGTGCTAGCTGTCGATTAAGGGCGAGGGCGGTGGCGGCCATCGGCGGTTTATAGGCTTAACATCAACGACGCGCGGCGCAAACTGCCGCGGGCTTTGACAATGTCCACTGCCAAACCGCTTGCACTCGGACGGACGGCGACACGTAAAACCGCACCGGAGTAACTTTGGCCGGGCAGGGCGAACAATACCGCCAAGGCCGAGCCGGTTTCGGCGGCCAATTGCAACCGGCGGATTTGCCGGGCGTCGAGCCGGCGCGGCCATAACAACACCATGCCGCAGCCGCCGCTACGCAGCAGTTTTTCCGCACACCAGGCTATATCGTGGTCTTTGTCGGCGTTGACGGTCAGCAGTTGGGTCAACGCCACGCCGGCTTGTGACAGCGCCGGGGCGTAGGGTCGATACGGCGGCGCGATCCAGGCTATCCGGCGCCCGGCGCGGCTCAAACCGGCGATGGCCGGCAACAGCAGGCGCAATTCGCCGCAGCCCGGCGCCGGGATGGCGATTTCCGCCAGCGTGCCTAATGGCCAGCCGCCGCCCGGTAGTGACGCATCCAGCTCGGCAAAACCGCTGCCGACCACGGCCCAGGCGGCATGGTCGCAGTGCAGGCCGCGCCAGATGCCGGCCCGGCTGCGCAACAAATCCGCCAAGGCCGGGTTCATAACGCTATGCGGCGAATCACGCCGACCACGATGCCTTCGATGGCTAACGCATCGCGGTGCAAGTCGATACCTATGGTTGTGAAATCGGGATTGGCCGGTTCCAGATAAGCGATATCGCCGTCCAGCCGCAGCCGTTTCACGGTGGCTTCGTCGCCGATCCGCGCCACCACCAGTTGCCCGCTACGCGCGTCGGGCCGGCGTTGCACGGCCAGTAAGTCGCCGTCCAAAATTCCGGCGTCGCGCATGCTCAGGCCGTGTACTCGCAGTAAGTAATCGGCCCTCTGCTGGAATAATTCGGGGCCAATCTGGCAATAGCCTTCGATATGTTGTTCGGCCAGAATCGGTTGTCCGGCGGCGACCCGGCCGATCAGGGGCAGGCCTTGGTCGGTGCCAGGCTTGAGCAGACGAATGCCGCGCGAGGCGCCCGGCGTCAGTTGAATCGCGCCTTTCTTGGCCAAAGCTTGCAAGTGGCCGCGAATAGCGTTGCCGGAACCCATGCCGAAGGCCGCGGCGATTTCGGCTATGGTCGGCGGAAAGCCTTCCCGAGCCAGAGTGTGCTCGATGAAGTCCAGAATTTGCTGCTGGCGGTGGGTAAGGGGTTTCATGCTGTTTTTATGAATACTGTTTATATATACAGTATATTTTGGCCGGAGCCGGTGTGCAACAGCCTCAAGGCTAAACAAAGCGAATCGGAAAACTGGTTATACTGGCGGTGAAAAATCGATTTGCCTTAAAGTCCAGTGTTTATGGGCTAAGATAAATGGGAACATGTCCAGGTATCCCTTAAGGTTCGGGTCCTGAATTTTTTCCGTCTAACTGCCATAAAGCGGCTGATTACGTTCAATTTAGTGCAACAGGCATGGCGTTTTGCAAAATCGGCTTGATGTGTTTTGCTCGGCAAGTCAGGTTTGATTGGTGCGCCGTTGCAATAATATAGCTAGCTGGTTGGTGAAAAACGTTTCAAATATTCAAATATGCAGATATATGTTATGGGTTTAAATTTAATGGTTAGTCGTGCCTTCAATTGTTAGAAATAGTTGGAATCGAATATTAAAATCATGAGTGGTAGTAAAATTTATTATGGTCGCGCCTTAGATTATTGCTTGCTCTTTATTGCTGGTGCGCTATTGCTGTCGATGGGGCTTAAAGCAGTATTTGATATCGATAGAAATTTCGATAGTTGGGCCTACCATTTACCGTTTGCAGCCAAGCTATGGGGAATTATTCCCGGCGAAGCCTATTTATTGGATGGATATTGGCAGCCAAGATTTGATGGTTTCGGTTTGCTCGGTGAATTCTTTCAAGGTTTTTTCTGGTTTATTAGCGGAAGGCCTGAGACGACCAATCTGGTGGCTTATTTCAGCCTTCTGATTTATTTTTTATTTTTAAAAAAGTATTTCAAAATTCCATTGCATTTGTCGGTGTTGGGCTTGCTGGCGATTCCGCTGGTACAAATTCATGCCACAGTTTCCTATGTCGATTTGCCCAGTTCGATAGCTATGGCGGTTTTAATTATGATCACCTACCGCAGCTATGTTTCATCGGAGCCGATCACAACGGCGGATTTGATAATACTATTTGTCTCGGCTGCGATAGCTGCCAATATGCGCTTGCAATTTGTGCCGATTGTTTTTGTCGTGCTTTGTTTTACCGGGTACCAATTATGGATAAAATCGGCAAAAGTATACTTCGAATCGGGCAGGAATAGTTGGTTATTATTTTTTTTAGTTGCGTTGGCTCTACTGGTTATATTCGCTACGCCGATTAAAAACCTGTTTCTGCATGGTAATCCGGTTTATCCGGTCGTTGTTAAAATTGCCGGAATTGAATTGAATCATAGAGAACTCCCGCCATTGGAGCCAAGAATTCCCGGTAATGATTTAGCCAGGCCGATATTGTGGTTATATTCGCTATTTGAAACCATTCCAAAACCCTACTTTAATGGCTGGTCAATTGGCGGTGGCCAGGAAACCGTCGGCGACCAATTCGGCGGATATTTCGGCGCTTACGTTATTTTAAATGTTCTGTTGTTGCTTGGATTAAGTTATTTGAATTGGGCTAAGGAGACCAAGCTAGCCATCATTGCGATGGTTTTGATGTCAGTGGTCGTCGCTTTGATGCCCAGTTCGCCGCGGCTTAGATACTATATGTTCTGGATGATAGTATTGGTCTCGTTGAATTTTTATTTGATTTGCAATCTGGCATTTTCCGTTGCACAGGCAAGATTTTTGAATTCGCGCAATGCCGGATTAATTTCTGCATCAGTACTCAGTTGGGTAATCATCGTTACTCAAGGCGTGTATGTTCGGCCCTATTTTTACTCTTTCGAAGAGTATTATAAAAAACATGTTGACTTTGTGTTGCTAAAGCAAATTCAGGATGGGGATAAAGTTTGTATCA
Above is a window of Methylomonas koyamae DNA encoding:
- the lexA gene encoding transcriptional repressor LexA, with translation MKPLTHRQQQILDFIEHTLAREGFPPTIAEIAAAFGMGSGNAIRGHLQALAKKGAIQLTPGASRGIRLLKPGTDQGLPLIGRVAAGQPILAEQHIEGYCQIGPELFQQRADYLLRVHGLSMRDAGILDGDLLAVQRRPDARSGQLVVARIGDEATVKRLRLDGDIAYLEPANPDFTTIGIDLHRDALAIEGIVVGVIRRIAL
- the imuA gene encoding translesion DNA synthesis-associated protein ImuA, which produces MNPALADLLRSRAGIWRGLHCDHAAWAVVGSGFAELDASLPGGGWPLGTLAEIAIPAPGCGELRLLLPAIAGLSRAGRRIAWIAPPYRPYAPALSQAGVALTQLLTVNADKDHDIAWCAEKLLRSGGCGMVLLWPRRLDARQIRRLQLAAETGSALAVLFALPGQSYSGAVLRVAVRPSASGLAVDIVKARGSLRRASLMLSL